In Bradyrhizobium guangxiense, the following are encoded in one genomic region:
- the guaD gene encoding guanine deaminase has protein sequence MTTVGIRGTFFDFVDDPWKHIGNEQAAARFHQDGLMVVTDGVIKAFGPHDKIAAAHPGVAITHIKDRIIVPGFIDGHIHLPQTRVLGAYGEQLLPWLQKWVYPEELKYRDRNYAREGVKRFLDALLASGTTTCQAFTSSSPVSTEELFEEASRRNMRVIAGLTGIDRNAPADFIDTPENFYRDSKRLIAQYHNKGRNLYAITPRFAFGASPELLRACQRLKHEHPDCWVNTHISENPAECSGVLVEHPDCQDYLGVYEKFDLVGPKFSGGHGVYLSNHEFRRMSKKGAAVVFCPCSNLFLGSGLFRLGRATDPEHRVKMSFGTDVGGGNRFSMISVLDDAYKVGMCNNTLLDGSIDPARKDLAEAERNKLSPYRGFWSITLGGAEGLYIDDKLGNFEPGKEADFVALDPNGGQMAQAWHQSLIADGAAPRTMDEAASMLFAVMMVGDDRCVDETWVMGKRLYKKS, from the coding sequence ATGACCACTGTCGGTATTCGCGGCACGTTCTTCGACTTCGTCGACGATCCCTGGAAGCACATCGGCAACGAGCAGGCCGCTGCGCGCTTTCACCAGGACGGCCTCATGGTCGTCACGGACGGCGTGATCAAGGCGTTCGGTCCCCATGACAAGATCGCCGCCGCGCATCCGGGCGTCGCGATCACGCACATCAAAGACCGCATCATCGTCCCCGGCTTCATCGACGGTCACATTCATCTGCCGCAGACCCGGGTTCTCGGTGCCTATGGTGAGCAGCTCCTGCCGTGGCTGCAGAAGTGGGTCTATCCGGAAGAGCTCAAATACCGGGATCGCAACTATGCGCGCGAGGGTGTGAAGCGTTTCCTCGACGCGCTGCTGGCATCCGGCACCACCACCTGCCAGGCCTTTACCAGTTCCTCGCCGGTCTCGACCGAGGAGCTGTTCGAGGAAGCAAGCAGGCGCAACATGCGCGTCATCGCGGGCCTCACCGGCATCGACCGCAACGCGCCGGCCGATTTCATCGATACGCCCGAGAATTTCTATCGCGACAGCAAGCGGCTGATCGCGCAGTACCACAACAAGGGCCGCAATCTCTACGCCATCACGCCGCGCTTCGCCTTCGGCGCCTCGCCGGAATTGCTGAGAGCGTGCCAGCGCCTCAAGCACGAGCATCCGGACTGCTGGGTGAACACCCACATTTCCGAGAACCCGGCCGAATGCAGCGGCGTGCTGGTCGAGCACCCGGACTGCCAGGACTATCTTGGCGTCTACGAGAAGTTCGACCTGGTCGGGCCGAAATTCTCCGGCGGCCACGGCGTCTATCTCTCGAACCATGAATTCCGCCGCATGTCGAAGAAGGGCGCCGCGGTGGTGTTCTGCCCGTGCTCGAACCTGTTCCTCGGCAGCGGCCTGTTCCGCCTCGGCCGCGCCACCGATCCCGAGCATCGCGTCAAGATGTCGTTCGGCACCGACGTGGGCGGCGGCAACCGCTTCTCGATGATTTCCGTGCTCGACGACGCCTACAAGGTCGGCATGTGCAACAACACGCTGCTCGACGGCAGCATCGATCCGGCGCGCAAGGACCTCGCGGAAGCCGAGCGCAACAAGCTCTCGCCCTATCGCGGCTTCTGGTCGATCACGCTCGGCGGTGCCGAAGGCCTCTACATCGACGACAAGCTCGGCAATTTCGAGCCCGGCAAGGAGGCCGATTTCGTCGCGCTCGATCCGAATGGCGGGCAGATGGCGCAAGCGTGGCATCAGTCGCTGATCGCCGACGGCGCCGCCCCGCGCACCATGGACGAGGCTGCGAGCATGCTGTTCGCCGTCATGATGGTCGGCGACGATCGCTGCGTCGACGAGACCTGGGTGATGGGCAAGCGTCTCTACAAAAAGAGCTGA
- a CDS encoding antibiotic biosynthesis monooxygenase, with amino-acid sequence MSVSPDAAGQPVALVIQRRIADDGFATFARWNGEVGEVLKAWPGFLGQEVVPPQPPAHVDWVTILRFASPAAARAWLQSEVRAKLIAEVQRFFVGSEDVHILPDTGVQRDSAVSAVISFRVPDGLEDAFLKWQQRIQAAEAEFKGFLRHKIERPIPGLHEEWIIILSFDSDANLNAWLDSPVRQTLLKEGERFNAGMNVKRASYGFNFWFPAGKTQAPEQGREFIWKSNLIVLLVLYPVVYLWGTFVSRPFIESHGVPVWLSLFVGNLVSTQLLGWWLVPAAFKALDWWITPKGAIGRQIAGYALLAVLYAASMGLYALLLAWHWGR; translated from the coding sequence ATGAGCGTATCGCCAGACGCAGCCGGCCAGCCGGTCGCCCTCGTCATCCAGCGCCGCATCGCCGACGACGGCTTTGCCACGTTCGCGCGCTGGAACGGCGAGGTCGGCGAGGTGCTCAAGGCGTGGCCCGGATTCCTGGGGCAGGAGGTGGTGCCGCCGCAGCCGCCTGCCCATGTCGATTGGGTGACGATCCTGCGTTTTGCCAGCCCGGCTGCCGCGCGTGCCTGGCTTCAAAGCGAGGTGCGGGCGAAGCTGATCGCAGAGGTGCAGCGCTTCTTCGTCGGTTCGGAGGATGTGCATATCCTGCCCGACACCGGCGTTCAGCGCGACAGCGCCGTCTCTGCCGTCATCTCGTTCAGGGTCCCCGACGGGCTCGAGGATGCGTTCCTGAAATGGCAGCAGCGCATCCAGGCCGCGGAGGCCGAATTCAAGGGATTTCTGCGCCACAAGATCGAGCGGCCGATTCCGGGGCTGCACGAGGAATGGATCATCATCCTGTCCTTCGACTCTGATGCCAATCTCAACGCGTGGCTGGACTCGCCCGTGCGGCAGACGCTGCTCAAGGAAGGCGAGCGCTTCAACGCCGGCATGAATGTGAAGCGGGCGAGCTACGGCTTCAATTTCTGGTTCCCGGCCGGCAAGACGCAGGCGCCGGAACAAGGACGGGAGTTCATCTGGAAGAGCAACCTCATCGTTCTCCTAGTGCTTTACCCTGTGGTTTATCTCTGGGGCACCTTCGTCAGCCGACCGTTCATCGAGAGCCACGGCGTCCCGGTCTGGCTGTCGCTGTTCGTCGGCAATCTCGTCAGCACCCAGCTGCTCGGCTGGTGGCTGGTGCCCGCAGCCTTCAAGGCGCTCGACTGGTGGATCACGCCGAAAGGGGCGATCGGTCGCCAGATCGCAGGCTACGCGCTTCTCGCTGTGCTCTATGCCGCCTCGATGGGTCTGTACGCGCTGCTGCTCGCGTGGCATTGGGGACGGTGA
- the rnz gene encoding ribonuclease Z, whose translation MFALTFLGTSASVPSAERNHPALLVEAAGKRILVDCGEGTQRQLLKSGLGFRRLDRMLLTHAHLDHVLGIPGLFSTLGLRQSAEVMTIHGGPGTLDIVIRMLAGLWGAGRAPIAVEFAALSEGQVVDAGDFTIACFPVRHRDTDSFGFVFQSPARRRLRPDRLAALGVPDGPVRGELAAGRPVAIADRIIDPEDVLGPPSGGRKLVVIGDTETTEGLPHYVTDADMLVIEATFLDRDAATARDYGHLTAAEAAAFAAANNVRQLMLTHMSGRYEDDEILAEASRIFPNTRIAADFDHIVL comes from the coding sequence ATGTTCGCCCTGACATTTCTCGGCACCTCGGCAAGCGTTCCGTCCGCGGAACGCAATCATCCGGCCCTTCTCGTGGAGGCCGCGGGCAAGCGCATCCTGGTCGATTGCGGCGAGGGCACACAGCGCCAGCTGTTGAAGAGCGGTTTGGGCTTTCGGCGGCTCGACCGCATGCTGCTGACGCACGCTCATCTCGATCACGTGCTCGGCATTCCCGGACTGTTTTCAACACTGGGATTGCGGCAGAGCGCCGAGGTGATGACCATTCACGGCGGGCCGGGCACGCTCGACATCGTCATCCGCATGCTCGCCGGCCTGTGGGGTGCGGGCAGGGCGCCGATTGCGGTCGAGTTTGCAGCCTTGAGCGAAGGACAGGTCGTCGACGCCGGTGACTTCACCATCGCCTGCTTTCCGGTCCGTCACCGCGACACCGATAGTTTCGGTTTCGTGTTCCAGAGCCCTGCACGTCGCCGTCTTCGGCCCGACCGCCTTGCGGCTCTTGGTGTGCCGGATGGTCCTGTCCGTGGTGAATTGGCTGCAGGACGGCCGGTCGCGATCGCCGATCGAATAATCGATCCGGAGGACGTCCTGGGGCCGCCGAGCGGCGGCAGAAAGCTGGTGGTGATCGGCGACACCGAGACGACCGAGGGATTGCCCCATTACGTTACCGACGCCGATATGCTGGTGATCGAGGCGACCTTCCTCGACCGCGACGCCGCGACCGCGCGGGACTACGGCCATCTCACCGCCGCAGAAGCGGCCGCTTTTGCTGCCGCGAACAATGTCCGCCAGCTCATGCTGACCCATATGTCGGGGCGGTACGAGGACGACGAGATTCTGGCTGAGGCGTCGAGGATCTTTCCGAACACCCGGATCGCCGCCGACTTCGATCATATCGTGCTCTAG